Proteins found in one Paenibacillus borealis genomic segment:
- a CDS encoding ABC transporter permease, whose product MSVPKRKLSISFANRLIGMLVPLSILAVWHYVTSQGIVNAVLLPPPMTIWKAFTDMASSGELWSNLLISGQRATLGFLLGGGLGLAAGLWIGFSLKAERLLDPAIQLLRTLPHLAVAPLFILWFGFDETSKVLLIAKAAFFPLYVNTFLGVRSVNNDLFDVASVLQFSKAQTVLNLILPASLPSIFLGIRLSIGVSWLALVVAELMGSSSGIGYIINDARSFSLTAVIFVGIIVFAAIGKLTDSIVKLSELRLLRWQDHRKGGF is encoded by the coding sequence ATGTCTGTTCCCAAACGCAAGCTATCGATTTCCTTCGCCAACAGACTGATAGGCATGCTTGTACCTTTGTCTATTCTGGCAGTGTGGCATTATGTCACCTCACAGGGCATAGTGAACGCTGTCCTTCTCCCTCCTCCTATGACGATATGGAAGGCATTTACCGACATGGCTAGCTCCGGTGAACTATGGAGCAATCTGTTAATATCCGGGCAACGTGCGACCTTAGGTTTCTTGCTGGGCGGCGGGCTTGGGCTCGCGGCAGGACTTTGGATCGGCTTCTCACTAAAGGCGGAGCGGCTGCTGGACCCTGCTATCCAGCTCCTTCGCACGCTTCCCCATTTGGCGGTGGCTCCTTTGTTTATTCTCTGGTTCGGCTTCGATGAGACATCGAAAGTCCTTCTAATCGCCAAGGCGGCATTTTTCCCCCTCTATGTAAACACTTTTCTCGGGGTCCGTTCTGTGAATAATGACTTGTTCGATGTCGCCAGTGTACTACAATTTTCAAAAGCTCAAACAGTCCTTAATCTCATTTTGCCCGCTTCTTTACCGTCCATCTTTCTAGGGATAAGGCTATCGATTGGCGTCAGCTGGCTGGCACTGGTCGTAGCAGAACTAATGGGCTCCAGCTCGGGGATCGGTTACATTATTAATGATGCAAGATCCTTCTCGCTCACAGCGGTGATTTTTGTCGGGATTATCGTATTTGCCGCTATCGGTAAGCTCACTGACTCCATAGTGAAGCTATCGGAATTGCGCCTGCTGCGCTGGCAGGATCATCGAAAGGGAGGATTCTGA
- a CDS encoding aliphatic sulfonate ABC transporter substrate-binding protein: protein MKTKIVTFLALITFLITVSGCGSSNTNNNSDTSSPTSSSPSASGSEVASPSYEGVTVRIGYQGKGGLFGKIQEMKWLDEAFSKYGAKVEFSEFQSGPPMVEAMASNHLDFAGMGNLPPIAAQAAGIDFTIISQTLSGKNNVALLVPNNSTIQTVADLKGKKVAVTKGSNAFNFLYQLLEKEGLKDSDLQIIQLQPDETQAAFDAGKVDAWSVWDPSITLNTMTGKARIIADGESAGLLSPSFQLVRSEFADKYPELIVAYLKVIEKAIHWQSENNEEALKRYADENKIPVELMKGFLDRSTYINVPVSPETISQQQATADFQYKLGTIRNEVEVSKVFDNRFIEEALKQYAEESKS, encoded by the coding sequence ATGAAAACTAAAATAGTTACCTTCCTGGCGTTAATCACATTCCTTATAACAGTTTCAGGTTGCGGCAGCAGCAACACTAATAACAACAGCGACACCTCGTCCCCGACTTCTTCTTCGCCTTCTGCATCTGGAAGTGAGGTTGCGAGCCCTTCCTATGAAGGCGTCACGGTTCGTATTGGCTATCAGGGTAAAGGTGGATTGTTCGGTAAGATCCAAGAGATGAAATGGTTAGACGAGGCTTTTAGCAAATATGGGGCAAAGGTTGAGTTCTCCGAATTCCAAAGCGGGCCGCCGATGGTCGAAGCAATGGCATCCAATCACCTAGACTTTGCCGGTATGGGCAACCTGCCTCCGATTGCGGCACAAGCTGCGGGCATTGATTTCACAATTATCTCGCAAACCCTAAGCGGCAAGAACAACGTGGCTCTGCTCGTTCCTAATAACAGTACCATTCAGACCGTGGCCGATCTAAAGGGCAAGAAAGTAGCTGTTACTAAGGGAAGCAATGCCTTCAATTTCCTGTACCAGCTGCTGGAAAAGGAGGGGCTTAAGGATTCCGATCTACAAATTATTCAACTTCAGCCCGACGAAACCCAGGCCGCTTTCGACGCAGGCAAAGTAGATGCATGGTCTGTGTGGGATCCGAGTATAACGTTGAACACGATGACGGGCAAGGCGCGCATTATTGCAGACGGGGAAAGCGCTGGCCTGCTGTCTCCATCCTTTCAGCTGGTGCGCAGCGAATTTGCGGATAAGTACCCCGAGCTTATTGTGGCTTACCTTAAGGTAATTGAAAAGGCAATTCACTGGCAGTCGGAAAACAACGAAGAGGCGTTGAAGCGTTATGCCGACGAGAATAAAATTCCCGTAGAGCTGATGAAAGGCTTTTTGGATCGTTCAACCTATATTAATGTGCCCGTAAGCCCTGAGACGATCAGCCAACAGCAAGCTACGGCAGACTTTCAATATAAGCTTGGCACCATACGTAATGAGGTAGAAGTTAGTAAAGTATTCGACAACCGTTTTATCGAGGAAGCACTCAAGCAGTATGCCGAGGAGAGTAAATCTTAA
- a CDS encoding ABC transporter ATP-binding protein, translating into MLTIEHLNKTFESPTGNVVALHDIGLNVQKGQLVTFIGPSGCGKSTLLKIIAGLDTRYQGKVELNGKAIEKPGIEKGFIFQEPRLFPWFTVEKNIAANLSLHKSEVRRRVDELIDLVRLQGFEKAYPRELSGGMAQRVAIARALLRKPDVLLLDEPFGALDAFTRSHMQEVLLEIWERNRTTMLFVTHDLDEAVFLGERVVIMNPRPGHIRSIIDIDLPHPRKRSNPSFQEYRSLVLNEFEKIDGPPFDKGAGI; encoded by the coding sequence CTGCTGACCATTGAACATCTAAACAAAACATTTGAATCACCAACCGGTAATGTCGTAGCTTTGCATGACATCGGGCTGAACGTTCAAAAGGGGCAGTTGGTGACTTTTATTGGCCCCAGCGGCTGCGGAAAAAGCACGCTTCTAAAAATCATTGCAGGCTTAGACACTAGGTACCAGGGCAAAGTGGAACTCAACGGTAAAGCCATAGAAAAACCAGGAATCGAAAAGGGCTTCATTTTTCAAGAACCCCGGCTCTTCCCATGGTTCACCGTGGAGAAGAATATCGCCGCTAACCTGTCGCTCCACAAATCCGAAGTCCGCAGGCGTGTTGACGAGTTAATCGATTTGGTCCGGCTGCAGGGCTTTGAAAAGGCATATCCGCGTGAGCTCTCCGGCGGGATGGCACAACGGGTTGCCATAGCCAGGGCATTGCTGCGGAAACCCGATGTTCTGCTTCTTGACGAGCCATTTGGCGCGCTGGACGCTTTTACCCGATCCCATATGCAAGAGGTTCTGCTGGAGATCTGGGAACGCAACCGGACAACGATGCTCTTTGTCACACATGATTTAGATGAGGCGGTTTTTCTTGGGGAACGCGTTGTGATCATGAACCCACGCCCGGGACATATCCGGAGTATTATCGACATTGATCTTCCTCATCCTCGTAAACGAAGCAATCCTTCGTTTCAGGAATATCGAAGCCTGGTGCTGAATGAATTCGAGAAAATTGATGGTCCGCCGTTTGATAAAGGTGCCGGAATATAA
- a CDS encoding TetR/AcrR family transcriptional regulator, which produces MARNAEKDQISREKRLNQILDCALEVIALKGIGSVSINDIAVASKVSVGNIYHYFKSKDEIFDEILRRGQTAYGQFVSETEALELPALDKLSLICSGWLSTRNHWAHTLLIHSARLSETSLPSTRSQVTERFTRNLVPITNIIKQGQKEETIIDGDPLELAFYFVSLIQGLTLQRMPGAEVPAPIRVEGVMHLLDKRKRMD; this is translated from the coding sequence ATGGCAAGAAACGCCGAGAAAGACCAAATTTCACGAGAAAAGCGACTTAATCAAATTCTGGATTGTGCTTTGGAAGTGATAGCCCTGAAGGGAATCGGGTCTGTGAGCATCAATGATATTGCAGTTGCCTCCAAGGTTAGCGTAGGAAATATTTATCACTATTTCAAGTCAAAGGACGAGATATTTGACGAAATTTTGAGACGAGGACAAACCGCTTACGGCCAATTCGTATCTGAGACAGAGGCTTTGGAATTACCCGCGTTAGATAAACTGTCCTTGATATGTTCGGGCTGGTTATCCACACGAAACCACTGGGCGCATACCCTTCTAATACATAGTGCCCGGTTATCCGAAACCTCCCTTCCCAGCACGCGCAGCCAGGTAACGGAACGTTTCACACGCAACTTGGTTCCTATCACGAACATTATCAAGCAAGGACAGAAGGAAGAGACCATTATTGATGGTGATCCGTTGGAGTTGGCCTTTTATTTCGTCAGCCTGATCCAAGGTTTGACCTTACAACGGATGCCAGGCGCTGAAGTGCCGGCCCCTATTCGTGTTGAAGGAGTCATGCATCTGCTGGATAAAAGAAAACGGATGGATTAA
- a CDS encoding TetR/AcrR family transcriptional regulator, whose amino-acid sequence MAKITQELIIETAEALIERTEKSEVTLSQIADELSITHAALYKHFKNKQELWAAVSKNWFNRMISEQIKLDKTNLMNAQDLLHDWLWAFANAKKRAYNENPKMFALNTQYVDSNPLVLRDVLWDSYQIIDGFMDYHDSRFERAEAILSAFAVFSLPSFKESWNLPDYQDRFERIWSLIKKGL is encoded by the coding sequence GTGGCTAAAATCACACAAGAGCTCATTATTGAAACAGCGGAGGCATTAATTGAACGCACGGAAAAATCCGAAGTGACCCTTTCACAAATTGCGGATGAATTAAGTATCACCCACGCCGCGCTTTATAAACACTTTAAGAATAAGCAAGAGCTCTGGGCAGCCGTGTCTAAAAACTGGTTCAACCGGATGATTTCAGAACAAATTAAACTGGATAAGACAAATTTGATGAATGCACAGGACCTGCTCCATGATTGGCTCTGGGCATTTGCTAACGCCAAAAAACGCGCCTATAACGAGAATCCCAAGATGTTCGCCTTGAATACGCAATATGTTGATAGCAATCCCCTGGTATTACGCGATGTTCTGTGGGATTCCTATCAAATTATTGACGGCTTCATGGACTATCACGATTCCCGCTTCGAACGGGCAGAGGCAATTCTCTCCGCATTTGCGGTGTTTAGCCTCCCGTCCTTCAAAGAATCCTGGAATCTTCCAGACTACCAAGACAGGTTCGAACGCATCTGGAGTTTAATCAAAAAGGGTCTTTAA
- a CDS encoding NADP-dependent oxidoreductase — protein MKAAQITKYSKKFTVEVNDIPVPEISENEVLVKVKAAAVNHLELLIGTGSVKLIQDYEFPLVLGNELTGVIEKVGKNIRGFEVGDAIYSRLPLQKIGAFAEYAAIHADAIGHLPANLDFVSGAAAPLTGLTAYQGLHEELAAKAGESVFIPGGSGSFGQMAIPIAKSMGLKVIVSGSPQARERTMAAGADQYMDYTTENYWEQLRDVDYVMDTLGPSEFDHELSIMKTGGRLLSLRTGPNKRFAEHMGLPGWKQKLFTIAGAKYDHKAKKKKIQYHFIFVRSDGDQLKKITKIIEDNGIVPAVDPTEFHIEDINEALKLVATGHPKGKVIIRF, from the coding sequence ATGAAAGCGGCGCAGATTACCAAGTATTCAAAAAAGTTCACGGTAGAAGTCAATGATATTCCAGTCCCGGAAATAAGTGAAAACGAAGTTTTGGTCAAGGTGAAAGCAGCGGCGGTTAATCATTTGGAATTGCTCATCGGGACCGGAAGCGTCAAGCTGATCCAGGATTATGAGTTTCCATTAGTACTCGGTAATGAGCTGACGGGTGTTATTGAAAAAGTCGGTAAGAACATCCGGGGATTTGAAGTTGGCGATGCCATTTATTCACGCCTGCCACTACAAAAAATCGGTGCCTTTGCGGAATACGCGGCGATTCATGCGGATGCCATCGGGCACTTGCCCGCTAATCTTGATTTTGTGAGCGGTGCTGCTGCGCCATTAACAGGATTGACTGCTTATCAAGGTTTGCATGAAGAATTGGCTGCCAAAGCTGGCGAAAGCGTGTTTATTCCCGGGGGTTCTGGTTCATTTGGCCAAATGGCCATTCCTATCGCCAAAAGCATGGGGCTGAAGGTCATCGTTAGTGGAAGTCCGCAAGCACGTGAACGGACAATGGCGGCTGGAGCAGACCAATATATGGATTACACGACGGAGAACTATTGGGAACAACTTCGTGATGTCGATTATGTGATGGATACCTTGGGACCAAGCGAATTTGATCATGAACTTTCGATTATGAAAACAGGCGGTCGCCTTCTTTCCCTGCGGACCGGCCCTAACAAACGTTTCGCCGAGCATATGGGCTTACCAGGCTGGAAACAAAAGCTCTTCACCATTGCCGGGGCCAAGTATGATCACAAAGCGAAGAAAAAGAAGATTCAATATCATTTCATTTTTGTTCGCAGCGATGGCGATCAATTAAAGAAAATTACGAAGATTATTGAAGATAACGGGATTGTGCCAGCGGTGGACCCGACAGAATTCCATATTGAAGATATCAATGAAGCACTAAAGCTTGTTGCTACAGGTCATCCCAAAGGAAAAGTCATTATCCGATTCTAA
- a CDS encoding alpha/beta fold hydrolase, which produces MTTNYSYVEAPNLSVKTAEGTVYAYRELGEKAGIPVIFFTHLSANLDNWDPRVVDGIAKKHWVITFDNKGVGLSSGKVPDTIEQMAKDALMFIHTLGFEQIDIMSFSMGSMIAQELLAIEPRLVRKLILSGTGPRGGKGIEKVTKISDRDLIRAIFTLRDIKTYLFFTRTDNGKQKAKEFLARIKERKEARDKMISIKGYRRQLKAIHEWGMAKPADLSGITQPTLVVNGDDDRMVPTSNSYDLVQRIPNSKLIIYKDSGHGGIFQYHDEFVKSVIAFLDQ; this is translated from the coding sequence ATGACAACTAACTATTCATATGTAGAAGCACCAAATCTAAGTGTTAAGACGGCTGAGGGAACAGTTTACGCATACCGTGAACTGGGAGAGAAAGCGGGTATCCCAGTCATTTTTTTCACTCATCTATCTGCTAATCTGGACAACTGGGACCCACGCGTAGTGGATGGGATTGCCAAAAAACATTGGGTCATTACATTTGATAATAAAGGTGTTGGACTTTCTAGCGGGAAAGTTCCAGATACGATTGAACAAATGGCAAAAGATGCGTTGATGTTCATTCATACATTGGGATTTGAGCAAATCGATATTATGTCATTTTCGATGGGTAGTATGATTGCACAAGAACTTTTGGCCATCGAACCAAGACTTGTTCGTAAACTTATTTTGTCAGGAACTGGCCCGCGTGGTGGTAAAGGCATTGAAAAGGTTACGAAAATTTCTGACCGTGATCTGATACGTGCCATCTTCACGTTGAGAGATATTAAAACCTATTTATTCTTCACGCGAACAGATAATGGCAAACAGAAAGCAAAAGAATTTTTGGCTCGTATCAAAGAACGTAAAGAGGCGCGGGATAAGATGATAAGTATCAAAGGATATCGTAGACAACTTAAAGCCATCCACGAATGGGGAATGGCAAAACCTGCTGATTTGTCAGGAATTACGCAACCTACACTGGTAGTAAACGGTGACGATGACAGAATGGTACCTACATCAAACTCCTATGATTTAGTTCAACGGATTCCAAACAGCAAGCTCATTATTTATAAAGATTCCGGTCACGGTGGGATTTTTCAATATCATGATGAATTTGTGAAATCAGTAATAGCCTTTTTAGATCAATAA
- a CDS encoding SDR family oxidoreductase: MNISEQVAFVTGANRGLGRQLTLELLSRGVKVYAGARNPETIDIPGATPVKLDVTKPDEVAAAALFAKDVTLLINNAGSSTGASLLEGDVGKIQLEFDTHFFGTLSMVRAFAPIIEKNGGGSILNILSALSWFSSGTAGAYTAAKAAAWALTNDLRLNLYPHNVRVAGLHVGFMETDMTTGIDAPKSNPSDIAKIAIDGIESGSFEILADDTSRMLQGALAGGISALYPHLT, translated from the coding sequence ATGAACATTTCTGAACAAGTAGCATTTGTCACTGGAGCAAACCGGGGTCTTGGCCGTCAGCTCACTCTTGAACTTCTGTCCAGAGGGGTTAAAGTATACGCTGGTGCAAGAAATCCGGAGACCATTGATATTCCTGGAGCTACACCTGTAAAGCTTGATGTTACAAAACCAGATGAGGTTGCAGCAGCAGCACTCTTTGCTAAAGATGTTACACTTTTAATCAACAATGCAGGATCATCTACAGGCGCTTCTTTGCTGGAAGGGGATGTGGGAAAAATACAGTTGGAATTTGATACGCATTTCTTCGGTACGCTATCCATGGTTCGTGCTTTTGCACCAATCATTGAAAAAAACGGGGGAGGATCGATTTTGAATATTCTGTCCGCATTGTCTTGGTTTAGTTCGGGAACAGCGGGGGCTTATACAGCTGCGAAGGCTGCAGCATGGGCATTGACGAACGATTTACGTTTAAACTTGTATCCTCATAATGTTAGAGTAGCAGGATTACATGTAGGCTTTATGGAGACAGACATGACAACCGGTATAGATGCCCCCAAATCGAACCCTTCAGATATCGCAAAAATAGCTATTGATGGCATCGAATCTGGCAGCTTTGAAATTCTTGCTGATGATACCAGCCGGATGTTACAAGGCGCACTTGCAGGTGGCATTTCTGCACTATACCCACATCTTACTTAA
- a CDS encoding alkene reductase gives MEKLWTKIKVGNVELPHRLAMAPMTRSRAEEDGTPGELSSLYYAQRASMGLLITEGAQPSDDGQGYLRTPGIYTEKHIEGWKKITDAVHEAGGYIYIQLMHVGRVSHPDNTPHHRQPVAPSAIAPGVETFTATGMQAIPVPRELSKEEIQITIADYRKAAAAAIEAGADGVEIHGANGYLINQFIGENSNKRTDEYGESIENRARFAIEVAKAIIDEIGAERTGFRISPGTPLGGIQDGEQGPDLYRYLTQELAKLNLAYLHIMHLGNDELLQDIRSLWTNPLLVNRAGRGLENIGVDIESGVADLAPIGVWSLANPDFVERLKAGAPINEADPATFYGSGSKGYTDYPTLKELESQKG, from the coding sequence ATGGAAAAACTGTGGACTAAAATAAAAGTTGGCAATGTGGAGTTACCGCATCGTTTAGCAATGGCACCAATGACACGCAGCAGAGCAGAGGAAGATGGTACACCGGGAGAATTAAGCTCCCTGTATTATGCTCAAAGAGCATCGATGGGACTTCTTATTACAGAAGGTGCACAACCTTCTGATGATGGTCAAGGTTACTTAAGAACACCTGGAATCTATACGGAAAAGCATATTGAAGGGTGGAAAAAGATTACTGATGCCGTGCATGAAGCAGGCGGGTATATTTATATTCAATTAATGCATGTCGGTCGTGTGTCGCACCCTGACAATACTCCTCATCATCGGCAGCCCGTTGCACCCTCTGCAATTGCACCAGGAGTAGAAACGTTTACGGCTACAGGCATGCAGGCTATCCCCGTACCGCGTGAGTTGAGTAAAGAAGAGATTCAAATAACCATTGCAGATTATCGTAAAGCTGCGGCCGCTGCTATTGAAGCAGGCGCTGACGGCGTTGAAATTCATGGAGCAAATGGCTATCTAATCAACCAATTTATCGGTGAAAATTCCAATAAACGTACGGATGAATATGGTGAATCAATAGAAAATCGAGCTCGCTTCGCGATTGAAGTAGCAAAAGCCATCATTGACGAGATCGGGGCAGAGAGAACTGGCTTCCGCATTTCGCCAGGGACCCCTCTTGGCGGGATTCAAGATGGTGAACAAGGTCCTGATCTTTATCGTTATCTTACGCAGGAATTAGCAAAATTGAATTTAGCTTACCTTCATATTATGCACCTCGGAAACGATGAATTGCTTCAAGATATTCGTTCCTTATGGACGAATCCGTTGTTAGTCAATCGGGCTGGACGGGGACTGGAGAATATTGGTGTTGATATCGAGAGTGGTGTTGCTGATCTGGCACCTATTGGGGTATGGTCATTGGCTAATCCGGATTTTGTGGAACGACTTAAAGCAGGCGCTCCAATAAATGAAGCAGATCCTGCAACATTTTATGGTAGTGGAAGCAAGGGTTATACGGACTATCCTACGTTGAAAGAATTGGAATCGCAGAAGGGCTAA
- a CDS encoding FCD domain-containing protein: protein MSNNENSGITERMNVVALESQLLQLEYEFLKALGNAEAPLGASTLVHTLGKKYDLSQATIGRKLMEFDIEGYTVLEGRKGRILTDKGSGRVAYLEKVLQQKNVNSQLLQLLNNSGESALLDVLVARRALEREIASLAAQRATKEEIKLLEASVAAQHELLSQNIIPYEEDREFHTLLALAARNEVLLHAAQLVWQTGRDFLETAYIRRKVGSELVVDHRKILDAVAAGSAEQAEAAMVTHINQMIEDVKRYYAIQNQEQRHS from the coding sequence ATGAGTAACAACGAAAATTCAGGCATCACTGAAAGGATGAATGTAGTGGCACTGGAATCGCAACTTCTACAGCTCGAGTATGAATTCTTAAAGGCCCTGGGGAATGCCGAAGCTCCACTTGGCGCCAGCACCCTGGTACATACACTGGGGAAGAAATATGATCTCAGCCAGGCGACCATCGGCCGCAAGCTGATGGAATTCGATATCGAGGGCTACACGGTCCTTGAAGGCCGAAAAGGGCGTATTCTGACGGACAAGGGAAGCGGGCGCGTTGCTTATCTGGAAAAAGTGCTGCAGCAGAAAAATGTGAATTCCCAGCTCCTGCAGCTATTGAATAATTCGGGAGAGTCCGCGCTGCTGGATGTGCTTGTGGCCAGAAGGGCGCTGGAGCGGGAGATTGCCTCACTGGCTGCACAGCGGGCGACAAAAGAAGAAATCAAGCTGCTGGAGGCTTCTGTTGCCGCCCAGCACGAGCTGTTATCACAAAATATCATTCCGTATGAAGAGGACCGTGAATTTCATACTTTACTTGCGCTTGCAGCTCGTAATGAGGTACTGCTCCATGCGGCTCAGCTGGTATGGCAGACGGGCAGGGATTTCCTGGAAACCGCTTATATCCGCCGTAAGGTGGGCAGTGAGCTTGTTGTTGATCACCGTAAAATTCTGGATGCTGTTGCTGCGGGTTCTGCTGAACAGGCGGAAGCGGCTATGGTTACGCATATCAATCAAATGATTGAGGATGTCAAACGTTATTATGCTATACAAAATCAGGAACAACGCCATTCGTAA
- a CDS encoding hydantoinase/oxoprolinase family protein has protein sequence METNYRLGIDIGGTFTDAIVTDGQGQVVVTLKTPSVADAPEQAIFHTLEQLQSRGVDTRKIELFVHGTTLGVNTLIERSGAVTGLLVTKGFRDVLEIRRLRLENTTNLYGDKTQPLVPRQLVKEIDERQLADGRVLTELDPEDLVQAVDELVQEGVTALAISFLHSYANSGHEQLAEQLIRERYPQLFICRSSAIWPQQREYERTLATVMNAYVGERMGSYFNRLQAGIGQYGVAATLLSTMSNGGMMTAARAAAEPVRTLLSGPASGVIGATYIAEQAGISQVVTFDMGGTSVDVALIDKAPAYSTENQVGDFPVIIPAVDVTAIGAGGGSIAWVDSVGVLKVGPRSAGAKPGPACYNRGGEQATTTDAYLHLGILQADRFLGGQMRLFPELAEHALTRLGDQLGLNATQTAQAILDVATANMYAQFSPLMARKGVDPRDFTLLAYGGAGPMHAFLMAREVGIRRVLIPPSPGTLCAMGCTVANLRNDFVFTLHKSSRGLAAGELKTQFSALEQQGRHWIGEEARGGVKLGGTYVIYSADMRYEGQAFDLEVMLSDSEISAPEEAKDKFHRQYESVFGISQPEAEVMFVNLRTSIVGLLPSKITAALPQAEGIGKPVETRRITFDGLEYQAKVLSREHLTADEEISGPAILEEYDTTVFIPPGYTIHGDANGNIIGEADQ, from the coding sequence GTGGAGACCAATTACCGCTTAGGCATCGATATCGGCGGAACCTTTACGGATGCCATCGTAACAGACGGACAGGGGCAGGTTGTCGTTACGCTCAAAACACCCTCAGTAGCCGATGCTCCGGAACAGGCGATTTTTCATACATTAGAGCAACTGCAGTCCAGGGGGGTGGATACCCGCAAAATCGAACTTTTCGTGCATGGTACTACACTCGGGGTAAACACGCTGATCGAACGCAGTGGTGCTGTAACCGGGCTGCTGGTGACCAAAGGCTTCCGGGATGTACTCGAAATACGCCGCTTGCGGCTTGAAAATACAACCAACCTCTATGGGGATAAAACGCAGCCGCTTGTCCCCCGCCAGCTTGTAAAAGAAATCGATGAACGGCAGCTTGCAGACGGCAGAGTGCTGACGGAGCTGGACCCGGAGGATCTGGTTCAGGCCGTGGACGAATTGGTGCAGGAGGGAGTTACGGCACTGGCGATCAGTTTCCTGCACTCTTATGCCAATTCCGGGCATGAGCAACTGGCCGAACAGCTGATCCGTGAGCGTTATCCGCAGCTGTTCATCTGCAGAAGCAGCGCAATCTGGCCCCAGCAGCGTGAATACGAGCGGACGCTGGCCACGGTGATGAATGCTTATGTAGGCGAACGGATGGGTTCTTATTTCAACCGTCTGCAAGCCGGAATCGGACAATACGGAGTAGCGGCGACGCTGCTGTCCACGATGTCCAACGGTGGCATGATGACCGCCGCCCGCGCTGCGGCCGAACCGGTAAGGACGCTCTTGTCCGGACCGGCCTCCGGTGTAATCGGCGCAACCTATATCGCGGAACAGGCAGGGATCAGTCAGGTCGTTACCTTCGATATGGGCGGGACAAGCGTAGATGTCGCCTTGATCGACAAAGCACCGGCCTACTCTACGGAGAATCAGGTGGGTGATTTCCCGGTCATTATTCCGGCAGTAGATGTGACTGCCATCGGAGCGGGCGGAGGTTCCATAGCCTGGGTTGATTCGGTAGGGGTACTGAAGGTAGGGCCGCGCAGTGCAGGCGCCAAGCCGGGACCGGCCTGCTACAACCGGGGCGGCGAGCAGGCAACAACTACTGATGCCTATCTCCATCTGGGCATTCTGCAGGCAGACCGCTTTCTTGGGGGTCAGATGCGGCTGTTTCCGGAACTGGCTGAACATGCGCTTACGCGTTTAGGCGACCAGCTAGGGCTGAATGCCACGCAGACTGCGCAGGCCATTCTGGATGTGGCCACCGCGAATATGTATGCCCAATTCTCGCCGTTGATGGCGCGAAAGGGAGTCGATCCCCGCGACTTCACTTTGCTAGCCTATGGCGGAGCGGGCCCCATGCACGCTTTTCTGATGGCGCGCGAGGTTGGCATCCGCCGGGTGCTGATTCCACCGTCTCCCGGAACTCTTTGTGCAATGGGCTGTACGGTTGCCAATCTGCGCAATGACTTTGTCTTCACGCTCCACAAGAGCAGCCGTGGACTGGCCGCCGGTGAACTTAAGACCCAGTTCTCTGCGCTTGAGCAACAAGGACGCCACTGGATCGGGGAAGAAGCCCGGGGCGGAGTGAAGCTGGGCGGTACCTACGTCATTTACAGTGCTGATATGCGGTATGAAGGACAGGCATTTGATTTGGAGGTTATGCTCTCGGATTCCGAGATTTCCGCCCCTGAAGAAGCCAAGGATAAGTTCCACCGCCAGTATGAATCTGTCTTCGGTATCAGCCAGCCGGAGGCGGAAGTCATGTTCGTCAATCTGCGAACAAGCATCGTCGGGCTTTTGCCAAGCAAGATCACGGCAGCTCTTCCGCAGGCAGAGGGCATTGGAAAACCTGTTGAGACCCGGAGAATCACGTTTGACGGACTGGAGTATCAGGCAAAGGTGCTGAGCCGGGAGCATCTGACAGCAGATGAAGAAATCTCCGGTCCGGCTATCCTTGAGGAATACGATACGACAGTCTTTATTCCTCCCGGCTACACGATACACGGAGATGCTAACGGAAATATTATCGGGGAGGCAGATCAATGA